A single window of Crassostrea angulata isolate pt1a10 chromosome 8, ASM2561291v2, whole genome shotgun sequence DNA harbors:
- the LOC128160496 gene encoding uncharacterized protein LOC128160496, translating into MLLYMIYSVPNIYFTYFLLVLVRYADCEHSFESEICLEQALTIHAHLKENICPYELLEAKKGTIDCSVWCKGKYTTNPEYVACVNYNISFHINKTLTTKLKDVACSIKSCIVKVIDFDCVFTADEENTSQQTAKDGSCIEAVTSVGISLSCLVAGSLLGISCFVLVKRLRTTKRKLQLPPVFYQPNYGDGGECLEDRAFNIANPMETEYTDIEETIRMVAKAIQVPSYKEDSSSETRSRENIYHHLSLIEDSTEKQNSAFSDSVPDIFADDMILSNKGSPSLKSYVKCTESLSSKSSGSSKASPTGSAGSDKYYALENEYLKANSKNSNT; encoded by the exons ATGCtactttatatgatatattcaG TCCCCAACATCTACTTTACGTATTTTTTGTTGGTTCTCGTCCGTTATGCAGACTGTGAGCACAGTTTTGAGAG TGAAATATGTTTGGAACAAGCTCTTACAATTCATGCACATCTAAAGGAGAACATTTGTCCTTATGAACTATTGGAAGCTAAgaaag gAACGATAGACTGTTCAGTTTGGTGCAAAGGAAAATATACCACCAATCCCGAATACGTTGCATGTGTTAATTATAATATAAGTTTTCACATCAACAAAACATTGACAACAAAGTTAAAGGACGTTGCGTGTTCTATTAAAAGTTGTATAGTAAAAGTAATAGACTTTGATTGCGTGTTCACGGCGGATGAAGAAAATACATCTCAACAAACTGCAAAAGATGGATCGTGCATTG AGGCTGTCACTAGCGTTGGTATTAGTTTGAGTTGTTTAGTTGCTGGAAGTTTACTTGGAATCAGCTGTTTTGTACTCGTTAAGCGATTGAGAACAACTAAAAGAAA ATTGCAACTTCCCCCAGTGTTTTACCAGCCAAATTATGGAGATGGGGGTGAATGTTTAGAAGATAGAGCTTTTAACATTGCAAATCCTATGGAGACAGAGTATACGGACATTGAGGAAACTATCAGA atgGTAGCCAAGGCCATACAAGTTCCCTCCTACAAAGAAGATAGCTCATCGGAGACAAGATCTAGGGAAAATATATACCATCATTTAAGTTTAATTGAAGATTCAACAGAAAAGCAAAACAGTGCCTTTAGCGATTCTGTTCCAGATATCTTTGCAGACGATATGATACTAAGTAATAAAGGCAGTCCGTCCTTGAAATCCTATGTGAAGTGTACAGAGAGTTTGTCTTCGAAGTCTAGTGGCAGTTCAAAAGCGTCACCAACAGGAAGTGCGGGAAGTGACAAATACTATGCGCTGGAAAATGAATATCTTAAAGCTAATTCTAAAAACAGCAACActtaa
- the LOC128160498 gene encoding uncharacterized protein LOC128160498, whose protein sequence is MGCSFFTDKDNIGLLCCTNLLIGIISGIGLMFLCTKRHKAENYESAQMSLAINEEYTRFSTENRLQRHHLPRSSRLIERNRQRNIRCPEPVYVNKRDDYLDPEFHKRDSNYLKPIHCNDENSDLDREQKGYYMNTCTDKRQCIQNSLDDYLEPRNKFSK, encoded by the exons ATGGGATGTTCATTTTTCACTG ATAAGGACAACATCGGTCTTCTATGCTGTACAAACCTTTTAATAGGAATCATTTCTGGAATTGGACTAATGTTTTTATGTACAAAGAGGCACAAAGCAGAGAATTATGAAAG TGCGCAAATGTCGCTAGCGATTAATGAAGAATATACTCGGTTTTCAACCGAAAACAGACTACAAAGACATCACCTTCCACGATCAAGCAGATTAATAGAAAGAAATCGCCAG AGAAACATACGATGTCCAGAGCCAGTTTACGTGAACAAACGCGATGACTATTTAGACCCAGAATTTCACAAAAGGGATTCAAACTATCTTAAACCGATCCATTGTAATGATGAAAATAGTGACCTAGACCGAGAACAGAAGGGttattacatgaatacatgtacagacaaAAGGCAATGCATTCAGAATTCACTTGATGATTATCTGGAGCCACGAAATAAATTTAGTAAATAA
- the LOC128160725 gene encoding uncharacterized protein LOC128160725, whose product MAKQDSLYFASSLVLYLVFQSPSMNAIQTDTDIETNRCLNLTNTGTLAITDLPMNLSNTSRWLPEQCLHMCTASKLTDCRSNGENILIQLNITAATKSIIFPISQYKSPVKCSNCHNVQSIVINCNIDSVFDIKECSRISSTASTRPGTITDSLTYPAETTTTSATAASQESLPTCKPCPLTSTVSSITAEGPSTLKDTSTTSTSTEERNCQNNKTMQTNSSPLEKQKEISVKYIAASGIGGIIIGAVLALLFVFLLQKRKLHLRSQLAEEHSLENPAYNKNHRFSDQFYNTNASQSEEYTEIQPNLYSRKSVNNNSTKATQHMKSKYTDSDYDHLNDAFDTDTNAQSMYDHAQYISKTHSEQQVNKDNGDYMQTSPMNEDRSYVEVTGEGSDGFVLDNQKQMGNVTNVHCFVLKKETH is encoded by the exons ATAGTTTATATTTCGCCAGTTCCTTAGTGTTATATTTGGTGTTTCAAAGTCCCTCCATGAACGCCATTCAAACGGATACAGACATAGA GACCAACAGATGTCTAAATCTCACAAACACAGGTACTTTAGCTATTACAGATCTACCAATGAACCTGTCCA ATACTTCAAGATGGTTGCCAGAACAGTGCCTCCATATGTGCACCGCTTCTAAGTTGACCGATTGCAGATCTAATGGAGAAAACATTCTTATTCAGCTGAACATAACTGCAGCCACTAAAAGCATTATTTTTCCTATTAGTCAGTACAAATCACCCGTGAAATGTTCTAATTGTCATAATGTTCAGAGCATTGTTATCAACTGCAATATTGACAGCGTGTTCGATATAAAAG aATGCAGTAGAATTTCAAGTACAGCCTCCACACGGCCAGGAACTATAACCGACAGTTTAACCTATCCAGCAGAAACTACTACTACTTCAGCTACAGCTGCATCCCAAGAATCTTTACCTA CTTGCAAACCATGTCCGTTGACGTCAACTGTGAGTTCAATCACGGCAGAAGGTCCATCCACATTAAAAGACACCTCAACAACATCCACATCAACAGAAG AAAGAAATTgtcaaaacaacaaaacaatgcAGACGAATTCGTCTCCGCTGGAAAAACAAAAGG AAATATCAGTAAAATACATAGCAGCATCGGGGATAGGAGGAATAATCATCGGAGCAGTTCTTGCTTTACTCTTCGTATTTCTTCTCCAGAAACGAAAACTACATTTGCGTTCGCA ACTGGCGGAAGAACACTCTTTGGAAAATCCTGCTTACAATAAGAACCACAGATTTTCTGATCAATTCTATAACACAAACGCGTCCCaaagtgaagaatacacagaaaTCCAACCTAACTTG TATTCTAGGAAAAGTGTCAACAACAATTCTACCAAAGCAACACAACatatgaaatcaaaatacaCGGACAGTGATTACGATCATCTAAATGATGCTTTTGACACGGACACAAATGCTCAAAGCATGTATGATCATGCTCAATATATTTCCAAAACACACTCAGAGCAGCAAGTGAACAAAGACAATGGAGATTATATGCAGACGAGTCCAATGAACGAAGACCGTTCGTATGTAGAAGTAACAGGAGAGGGATCTGATGGATTTGTGCTTGACAATCAAAAACAAATGGGAAATGTAACAAATGTAcactgttttgttttgaaaaaagaaacacattaa